A portion of the uncultured Draconibacterium sp. genome contains these proteins:
- a CDS encoding TonB-dependent receptor: MKVTLFLLCISVFSVMAKESYSQITRLSVELKNTDIKTVLEEIESQSEFHFFYSEDVIDAERKVSVNFRNTDIEKILTEIFYNSGVEYKIVGRQVALFKGEFDDANLPAVQQAVSGTVTGADGQPIPGVTVFVKGTTQGTVTDIDGNFQIGNVGPDAVLSFSFVGMLSQEVVVGNQSNISVVMQEDAIGIEEVVVIGYGTMQKKNLIGSVDQVNSDLIEDRPVGNAVQALQGASANLVIQQRSMNPNDNSMNINIRGVSTMNNNNPLVVIDGMITEMGSLNNLNPADIENVSVLKDAGSAAIYGSRSSNGVILVTTKKGAKSDKPTVRVSTMTGFQDPDVLFSPVKGYENALLKNQALINVGSSPQYTPAEIRDLQENGDGQWFLDGILQTALQQNYNASISGGNETSTYMVSAGYYNQESNFVGSFGIERYNFRTNLVSQYGKLKLSALMAFNRTMQKAPNASTGFLIVDGSRIPPYYTYQMQADNGKYLINDVLSQFNPLGQLEAGGFQKKDDDNFLGSLNAELDLAKGLKAKGMIGLDLGANHRFIRGLEVPFYSSPTAEKPSSYANDTRPTEDYNEKRYILNTQFLLDYNQTFNEDHNVSGLIGVSNESYTRQANEIKMKYTDRDLGLPESETEIDPSSYNTPAQTQERSIYSIFGRAGYNYKDKYYGEFSFRYDGSSKFAEDYRWGFFPSFTAGWRLSEESFMDNYKSNIGDLKLRGSYGVLGNQNVDDYSYFTTYTVYNNVYGFNNEAVSGTGFDFGNSMLQWEQSANFNIGADATFFDYKLSVSLDYFNKLTSQILLTPVVPSVFGGAVAKENAGEMRNQGWEATINYHAKTGAVDHNVRLNVADAKNEVVDFGGNEQIDSNDQLRKLIREGEALGSYFGYKTDGYFGSYQEIENSALPIGATVEPGDVKYVDSNNDGVIDDKDRQVLGNAFPRYTFGLNYDVKWKGFDLGVLIQGVGKRDMFLRGELVEPFHANYSYVMYQHQLDFWTPVNPDAEWPRLSAPGSSSNQNNWGRASDIYIFNAAYIRLKNIQLGYTLPKELTTKVGVQKLRLSVNAQNLFTLSNVSFIDPESTEFGSNMGGTGGTGANSGRNYPTLSTTVLV, translated from the coding sequence ATGAAAGTAACTTTGTTTTTGTTATGTATTAGTGTTTTTTCGGTAATGGCTAAAGAAAGCTATTCGCAGATAACAAGGTTGTCTGTTGAGTTGAAAAACACGGATATCAAAACTGTCCTTGAGGAAATTGAGAGTCAAAGCGAGTTTCATTTTTTCTACTCCGAGGATGTAATCGATGCAGAGCGGAAAGTGTCAGTTAATTTTAGGAATACTGACATCGAAAAAATTCTAACTGAAATATTTTACAACAGCGGTGTTGAGTATAAAATTGTTGGCCGGCAGGTAGCCTTATTTAAAGGCGAGTTTGATGATGCAAACTTACCGGCAGTGCAACAAGCTGTAAGCGGAACAGTTACCGGAGCTGATGGTCAGCCAATACCGGGAGTTACCGTGTTTGTTAAAGGCACTACCCAGGGAACGGTTACCGATATTGATGGAAATTTCCAAATAGGTAATGTTGGTCCTGATGCTGTTCTGTCTTTCTCATTTGTTGGGATGCTTTCGCAGGAAGTTGTTGTGGGTAACCAAAGCAATATTTCGGTAGTGATGCAGGAAGATGCGATTGGTATCGAGGAAGTTGTGGTAATTGGTTACGGTACCATGCAAAAGAAAAACCTGATTGGTTCTGTTGATCAGGTAAACTCAGATTTAATTGAAGATCGTCCGGTAGGAAATGCTGTTCAGGCTTTGCAGGGAGCTTCGGCAAACCTTGTAATTCAGCAACGAAGCATGAACCCGAACGATAATAGCATGAATATTAACATTCGTGGTGTAAGTACCATGAATAACAATAACCCATTGGTAGTAATCGACGGAATGATTACTGAAATGGGAAGTTTAAATAACCTGAACCCGGCGGATATTGAAAATGTATCGGTTTTGAAAGATGCCGGTAGTGCTGCCATTTATGGTTCGCGTTCGTCGAACGGAGTAATTTTGGTAACAACCAAAAAAGGTGCAAAAAGCGATAAACCTACCGTTCGTGTAAGTACAATGACCGGTTTTCAGGATCCGGATGTATTGTTTTCGCCCGTAAAAGGATACGAAAATGCCTTGCTGAAAAATCAGGCTTTAATAAATGTTGGTTCTTCGCCACAATATACTCCTGCCGAAATCAGGGATCTTCAGGAGAACGGCGACGGACAGTGGTTCTTAGATGGAATCCTGCAAACAGCATTACAACAAAATTACAATGCCAGCATTTCAGGTGGTAACGAAACTTCTACTTACATGGTTTCTGCAGGTTATTATAACCAGGAAAGCAACTTTGTTGGCAGTTTCGGAATTGAGCGTTACAACTTCAGAACCAACCTGGTAAGCCAATATGGCAAATTGAAATTGAGTGCTTTAATGGCGTTTAACCGCACCATGCAGAAAGCGCCAAATGCGAGCACCGGATTCCTTATTGTTGATGGTTCTCGTATTCCGCCTTACTACACTTATCAGATGCAAGCCGACAATGGCAAGTACCTGATTAACGATGTGCTTTCGCAGTTTAACCCGCTGGGACAATTGGAAGCCGGAGGCTTTCAGAAAAAAGACGACGATAATTTCCTTGGTAGTCTGAATGCTGAACTGGATTTGGCAAAAGGGTTAAAAGCAAAGGGTATGATTGGTCTCGATTTAGGTGCAAACCACCGTTTTATCAGAGGATTGGAAGTTCCGTTCTACTCAAGCCCGACTGCTGAAAAACCAAGTTCGTATGCCAATGATACCCGACCTACCGAAGATTACAACGAAAAAAGGTATATTCTGAATACACAGTTTTTGTTGGATTACAACCAAACTTTCAACGAAGACCATAATGTTTCAGGTTTGATCGGTGTTTCTAACGAATCCTACACGCGTCAGGCCAACGAAATAAAAATGAAATATACCGACCGCGATCTTGGTCTTCCTGAATCGGAAACCGAAATCGATCCTTCGAGCTACAACACACCGGCACAAACACAGGAACGCAGTATTTACTCCATTTTTGGTCGTGCAGGTTATAACTACAAAGACAAATATTACGGAGAATTCAGTTTCCGTTACGACGGTTCTTCAAAATTTGCTGAAGATTACCGCTGGGGATTCTTCCCATCGTTTACTGCCGGATGGCGTTTGTCTGAAGAAAGTTTCATGGACAATTACAAAAGCAATATTGGCGACCTGAAATTACGTGGTTCGTACGGTGTGCTTGGTAACCAGAATGTTGACGATTACTCGTATTTTACAACCTACACGGTTTACAACAACGTTTATGGGTTCAATAATGAAGCTGTTTCAGGAACCGGATTCGACTTTGGAAACAGTATGTTACAGTGGGAGCAATCGGCCAACTTTAACATTGGTGCCGACGCTACATTCTTCGATTATAAACTATCGGTTTCATTGGATTACTTCAATAAACTTACTTCTCAAATCCTGTTAACTCCGGTTGTGCCTTCGGTATTTGGTGGCGCAGTTGCAAAAGAAAATGCAGGAGAAATGAGAAACCAGGGTTGGGAAGCTACCATCAACTACCATGCAAAAACAGGAGCGGTTGACCACAACGTTCGTTTAAACGTGGCCGACGCCAAAAACGAAGTAGTTGACTTTGGCGGCAACGAACAAATTGATTCGAACGACCAGTTGCGTAAATTAATTCGCGAAGGTGAAGCTTTGGGCTCGTACTTTGGTTATAAAACCGATGGTTATTTTGGCAGCTACCAGGAAATTGAAAACAGTGCATTGCCAATTGGAGCAACTGTTGAGCCGGGTGATGTAAAATATGTAGACTCGAATAACGACGGCGTTATCGACGACAAAGATCGCCAGGTTTTAGGAAACGCATTCCCGCGTTATACTTTTGGTTTGAACTACGATGTTAAGTGGAAAGGATTTGATCTTGGCGTATTAATTCAGGGTGTAGGTAAACGCGATATGTTCCTGCGTGGTGAGCTTGTTGAGCCTTTCCATGCCAATTACTCGTACGTAATGTACCAGCACCAGTTAGATTTCTGGACACCGGTAAATCCTGATGCGGAATGGCCACGATTGTCGGCTCCCGGATCATCATCTAACCAGAATAACTGGGGTAGAGCTTCTGATATTTATATTTTCAATGCGGCTTACATACGCTTGAAAAACATCCAGCTGGGTTATACTTTGCCTAAAGAATTGACTACAAAAGTGGGTGTTCAAAAACTTCGTTTGAGTGTAAATGCACAGAATCTGTTCACACTTTCAAATGTTTCTTTTATCGATCCTGAATCGACAGAGTTTGGAAGTAATATGGGAGGAACCGGAGGAACCGGAGCAAACAGCGGCCGGAATTATCCTACGCTTAGTACTACGGTTTTGGTTTAG
- a CDS encoding FecR domain-containing protein: MKEYYKKYLENNCSEEEFQQFVELFVKPDSKLVLDAQMKEHWKLTKAQETETPDLTDTLHKIHYEINNQEPRTSKTRKLVSYLTRAAAVLFIPLAITLFFTLDKADIKTELQTVSTPLASKTYFVLPDGSEVWLNSGSTLSYPQKFDGKTRLVQLSGEAYFDVQKSETPFEVETDNVKVNVLGTAFNVMSYSGTNPEVTLERGKVQLVSNSGEQQVLVPGEHAVINSANSTIQVQKVDTEIYSSWVNNKLIFRNESLKDVVERLERWYNISIEIDDDYISDKKLTATIEYESITEVMDLLEITMSLKYEYKKNERKLIIKPIK, translated from the coding sequence ATGAAAGAATATTACAAGAAATATCTCGAAAACAATTGCTCGGAGGAGGAGTTTCAGCAGTTTGTTGAATTGTTTGTAAAGCCGGACAGCAAGTTGGTTTTGGATGCCCAGATGAAAGAGCATTGGAAACTTACAAAAGCACAGGAAACTGAAACCCCTGATTTAACGGATACCCTGCATAAAATACATTACGAAATAAATAACCAGGAACCACGAACAAGCAAAACCCGAAAATTAGTAAGCTATTTAACCCGGGCCGCTGCTGTTCTTTTCATTCCACTGGCTATTACTTTATTTTTTACCCTCGATAAAGCGGATATTAAAACGGAGTTACAAACAGTATCAACGCCGCTTGCTTCAAAAACCTATTTTGTTTTGCCCGATGGCTCAGAAGTTTGGTTGAATTCAGGTTCAACTTTGTCATATCCGCAGAAATTCGATGGTAAAACACGTTTGGTGCAATTGAGTGGAGAAGCCTATTTTGATGTTCAGAAAAGTGAAACACCTTTTGAAGTTGAGACAGATAATGTGAAGGTGAATGTGTTGGGTACGGCTTTTAATGTAATGAGCTATTCCGGAACCAATCCGGAAGTAACATTAGAAAGAGGAAAAGTACAATTGGTTTCAAACTCCGGCGAACAACAAGTTTTGGTGCCAGGTGAGCACGCGGTAATTAATTCAGCAAATTCAACCATACAGGTACAAAAAGTAGATACCGAAATTTATTCGTCGTGGGTAAATAACAAGTTGATATTCAGAAATGAATCATTGAAAGATGTTGTTGAGCGTTTGGAGCGGTGGTACAATATTTCAATTGAAATTGATGACGACTACATTTCGGATAAAAAACTTACAGCGACCATAGAGTATGAATCGATTACAGAAGTGATGGATCTGTTGGAAATAACAATGTCGTTAAAATATGAATACAAAAAGAATGAAAGGAAACTGATTATAAAACCTATAAAATAA
- a CDS encoding ROK family protein, translating to MESNMMYAVGVDIGGSHISSVVVDVNSGNMLKNSLTEVKVDNQATADEILDKWAAAISESIMSIDRDKLVGIGLAVPGPFDYKNGVALLKNVAKYDSLYGINVGDELKKRLDLPSDFPFRYSNDALSFAVGECWSSQAANYKNVVAITLGTGFGSAFLSNGVPVIEGDRVPESGYVYHIPYKNGIADDYFSTRWFLGEYKTRTGIGCSGVKEIADRVSNDEAAKMLFDDFGSNLANFLVPVLATFDADCLVIGGNISRAYPLFSAAFHRVLNEQNLEIETMVSELMESAAMVGSARLLDEDFWTKMEPLVAKI from the coding sequence ATGGAAAGCAATATGATGTACGCAGTTGGAGTAGATATTGGTGGGAGTCACATTAGCTCTGTAGTGGTTGATGTGAATTCAGGGAACATGCTAAAAAATAGTCTGACCGAGGTTAAAGTCGACAATCAAGCTACAGCCGATGAGATTCTGGATAAATGGGCAGCTGCAATCAGTGAGTCCATAATGTCAATCGACAGAGACAAGTTGGTTGGAATTGGCCTTGCCGTGCCAGGTCCGTTTGATTATAAAAATGGTGTTGCCTTATTAAAGAACGTTGCAAAATACGACAGCCTATACGGAATTAATGTGGGCGACGAACTCAAAAAACGTTTGGATTTGCCCTCGGATTTTCCTTTTCGCTATTCCAACGATGCGCTATCGTTTGCTGTTGGCGAATGCTGGAGCAGCCAAGCTGCAAACTATAAAAATGTGGTGGCTATTACACTGGGTACCGGATTCGGCTCCGCTTTTTTAAGCAACGGCGTTCCTGTTATTGAAGGCGATCGCGTACCGGAATCGGGATATGTTTACCATATTCCCTACAAAAATGGAATTGCCGATGATTATTTTTCAACACGCTGGTTTCTTGGTGAATATAAAACCAGAACCGGAATCGGCTGCAGTGGTGTAAAAGAGATTGCTGACCGTGTAAGTAACGATGAGGCTGCGAAGATGCTTTTTGATGATTTCGGAAGCAATCTGGCAAACTTCCTTGTTCCTGTTCTCGCTACTTTTGATGCTGATTGTTTGGTAATCGGCGGAAATATTTCGCGGGCTTATCCATTATTTAGTGCTGCATTTCACCGTGTTTTGAATGAACAGAATTTGGAGATTGAAACAATGGTTTCGGAGTTAATGGAGTCGGCGGCAATGGTAGGAAGTGCCCGGCTTTTGGATGAAGACTTTTGGACAAAAATGGAGCCTTTGGTGGCTAAAATCTAA
- a CDS encoding MFS transporter yields MSKKSNLAVLPVLFSFFIMGFADVVGISSSYVKQDFGLSDSLANLLPMMVFLWFAVFSVPTGVLMNKLGRKNTVLLSIVVTLVALLVPLATYSYSMVLIAFALLGIGNTILQVALNPLLTNVVSGEKLTSSLTLGQFVKAIASFIGPIVAGVASGTFGNWKLIFPFFAAITLLSGLWLLLAPIQKEQSNSETAGFAASFKLLKDPVVLSFFFAIVVLVGIDVGLNVTFPKFLMERTVMPLEKAGLATSLYFAARTIGTFIGAILLMKYSGRLFYIGSAVLGIVALVVMVAIPGPVSLMYVMIFCSGLAVANVFSIVFSAALRRKPEYANEVSGLLIMGVAGGAIVPPIMGLVSDAAGQTGAMVVVLLLFVYLLINALKMK; encoded by the coding sequence ATGAGCAAAAAATCGAATTTAGCCGTACTACCGGTTTTGTTTAGCTTCTTTATCATGGGCTTTGCCGATGTGGTGGGCATTTCATCCAGCTACGTAAAGCAGGATTTTGGATTGAGTGATTCGCTGGCCAACCTTTTACCTATGATGGTTTTTTTGTGGTTTGCCGTGTTTTCGGTTCCAACAGGTGTGTTAATGAACAAGTTGGGGCGGAAAAATACTGTACTACTTAGTATTGTTGTAACGCTGGTCGCACTGTTGGTGCCATTGGCAACTTACAGTTATTCGATGGTTTTGATTGCCTTTGCCTTGCTCGGTATTGGTAACACTATTTTGCAGGTGGCCTTAAATCCGCTGTTAACCAACGTAGTTAGCGGCGAGAAATTAACCAGTAGTTTAACGCTTGGCCAGTTTGTAAAAGCAATTGCTTCGTTCATCGGGCCCATTGTTGCAGGTGTGGCATCAGGCACATTTGGTAACTGGAAACTTATATTTCCTTTTTTTGCGGCGATCACTTTATTATCCGGATTGTGGCTTTTATTGGCCCCGATACAAAAAGAACAATCAAACAGTGAAACGGCCGGTTTTGCAGCAAGTTTCAAATTATTGAAAGACCCGGTAGTGCTAAGTTTCTTTTTTGCAATTGTGGTACTAGTGGGAATCGATGTTGGTTTGAATGTCACTTTCCCAAAGTTTTTAATGGAGCGTACTGTAATGCCGTTGGAAAAAGCAGGATTGGCCACAAGTTTATATTTCGCTGCGCGAACTATCGGTACTTTTATCGGTGCCATTTTACTGATGAAATATTCTGGCCGGTTATTCTATATTGGGAGTGCTGTTTTAGGAATTGTGGCGCTGGTTGTTATGGTTGCTATTCCCGGTCCGGTTTCGTTGATGTATGTAATGATATTTTGTTCCGGACTGGCAGTTGCCAATGTGTTCTCCATTGTTTTCTCGGCTGCTTTGCGCCGTAAACCGGAGTACGCAAACGAAGTTTCAGGCTTGCTGATTATGGGTGTTGCCGGTGGTGCGATAGTTCCTCCAATTATGGGGCTGGTATCCGATGCCGCCGGACAAACCGGGGCAATGGTTGTTGTGCTTTTGTTGTTTGTTTATCTTTTGATAAACGCGTTAAAAATGAAATAG
- a CDS encoding RNA polymerase sigma-70 factor, translated as MNNEKLINRFIDGDKTAINDLYAEYSPRLYRFAMAYLKSESEVLDIVQEVFVNVWVNRKKLKKDSNLDAYLFTVAKNTIVSVFRKKLSEKDYLEDLKHKSITNSIDTESQFNYNQLSDKLNDLVEQLPPQRKKIYQLSKEQGLANKTIAAELGISIKTVEDHLSKASKFIKKNLTEYGFLALLFIDLFINSK; from the coding sequence ATGAATAACGAGAAACTAATTAATCGATTTATTGATGGCGACAAAACCGCTATTAACGATTTGTATGCCGAGTATAGCCCGCGGTTATATCGCTTTGCCATGGCTTACTTAAAATCGGAATCAGAAGTTCTCGACATCGTTCAGGAAGTATTTGTTAATGTTTGGGTGAACCGCAAAAAACTAAAGAAAGACTCAAATCTTGACGCGTACTTATTTACGGTGGCTAAAAACACCATCGTATCAGTTTTTCGTAAAAAGCTGTCAGAAAAAGACTACCTGGAAGACCTGAAACACAAATCAATAACAAATAGCATCGATACTGAATCGCAGTTCAACTACAACCAGTTATCCGACAAATTGAATGATCTGGTAGAACAACTACCTCCGCAACGAAAAAAAATATATCAGCTAAGCAAAGAACAAGGTTTAGCGAATAAAACAATTGCTGCAGAACTTGGAATTTCGATAAAAACAGTTGAAGATCATTTAAGCAAAGCAAGTAAATTCATTAAGAAGAATTTAACGGAATACGGTTTCCTCGCCCTGCTTTTTATCGACCTGTTTATCAACTCCAAATAA